The Alkalihalophilus pseudofirmus nucleotide sequence TCATTAGGGCTTCTTCTGATATAGATATTCGAACCATTCTTAAAGAGGAAGAAGATGACGTGTCGATTTTATTCTTTGATCTTCCAGAAGGGGAATCGGCGCTTTTTCATACGAATGATGAATTTACTGTGTTAATAGGGACGGGCAGTGAAGCGTCATTTGATGAACTGTCCGAGAGATTAACGCGTTTAGGCATTACAGTCATTAACCAGCTTATATTGCCCAAGTTAGAGGATACATATATGGGCGGAGTGAGCAGGCTGCTTGATGAGAGGAAGGTAGAACAAATCATCGTTCCTGATCAAGGGTTAAAATGGTTCTCTGAGTCTTATCAAGAGTATAAAATTGATATCATCAGCTGGGAGGAAGAAGGACTATATCAGCCTCATCCAGCCTTACAATTTTCTGTCATGAAAAGTACGAGCTCTATGATGCCTGCTTTAAACTTAGATGTAGATATTGGCTGCGGGCACCGATTATTTTTAGCGAATGAAGCCTCCCTTGAATTAGAAAAAGAATGGATGACTAAAGACTTATCAACGGTGAATGTGTTAAAGGTAGCCGAGTATGGGACGGAGAAAGGGACGGGGGAAGATTTCCTTGTCTCATCAGATCCTGAGGTAGCGGTTATTTTTAATTTGCATGATCATACCGTTAGTGCCAGTGTTCGTGAGAGACTGCAGGAAACCTGGATCGACACATACGAGACAAAACAGCATGGCACAATTCTAATCAAAGTAAATGAAACTGATTATGAGCTGTTAACAATACGCTTTTAAAAAAATAATCGTAAGACATTTCCAGTGAAAAGGAAGGTGGGTGAGATCATGTCGATTTTAATACATACTGTTTCGATTAGAACCGACGAGAAAAGTTCTAATTGGATTGAAGATGGCTATATCATCATAAATGAGGGAGTATTTAAGAAAATTGCAGACGGTAAACCGAGTGAAAAAGAATTAACTGAGGCAGGTGAAGTGATTAACGGCCGCGGTAAGTGGGTGTGTCCGGGGTTAGTCAATACCCACGGGCATGCCGGAATGTCCCTTTTGCGGGGATATTCAGATGACCTGCCGCTTGATCAGTGGCTAAAAGAAAAAATGTGGCCTTTTGAGGGGAAGCTGGACCTGGAGGCAACAAAAGCAGCACGTGGCTTAGCAATGGTTGAGATGATTCGATCCGGAACAACGACATTTCTTGAGATGTATCACTTATTTATGCATGAATTTGCCCAAGATATAACCGATGCAGGCATGCGCGCAACATTAATGCGCTCAATGATTGGTTTGTGTTCTAAAGAGGAACAGAAAGAAAAGCTTTTAGAGGCAGTTGAATTTGCAAAGACGTGGCACAAAGGAGCAGATTCTCGCATCCAAACGATGCTTGCTCCTCATGCTCCCTACACCTGCCCGCCGGAATTTATCGAAATGATTGTTGAAGAAGCTATAAAGCTGGATCTCCCAATACATATGCATTTGGCAGAGACGAGAAAAGAGGTCCGAGAACATATTCAACAGTATCATCATCACCCGCTTGAACACTTAGAGAAGCTGGGCTTCTTAAATGAGGCTAGATGGTTATTTGCCCACGGCGTACATCTAAACGAGGAACATATCGACCTATTAGCCGAATATAAAGCCGGTATCAGCCACAACCCGATTTCTAATTTGAAGCTGGGGTCAGGTGTAGCACCTATTGCAGAAATGCTGCAAAAAGGGGTGGAAATAGGGATTGGCACCGATAGTGTTGCTTCAAATAACACACTTGATATGATCGAAGAAATGAGAATGGCTGCATTTATTCATAAAGGAATTGCCGAGGATCCAATTTTAATACCTGCTGAGGTGGCGATTAAGATGGCGACTAAAAACGGGGCACAATTATTGGAGCATGATAAGACAGGCGAAATTAAAACAGGATATAAAGCTGATTTTATGATCATCGATTCACATGGAGCCCACATGCAGCCTGCGTCTAACCGTGATTCGCATATCGTGTATGCAGCAAAAAGCTCAGATATCACGGATGTATACGTGGATGGCTTGCCTTTAATGAGAAACAAAGAGCTGCTAACGTTAGATGAAGAAAAGATTAAATTTGAAGCGAATGAGCATTATCAAAGGGTTAGATCATACATTTAAAATCCTGCACTATTTGAGCGCAGGATCGTGAGGTGTGAACTAGATAAAATTGTATTTTTGTTTTCTAGCTTTCGTGTTATTCTTTGGTTGTCTGCTTTTTTTCGAAAAAGGCAGGGAATTCAGTTTGACGAATCGAAATGGGAAACAGCTGATGCCAATCAAGTCCGCTGCGTCCAACAAAAGAAATGCTTTCCTTTTGCTTTTGAAATGAAGAGGCGGTCTTTGATGGTTGGTGCATCATCTATGCGCCCCCTTTCTTTAGCTTACTTATAGTATGGCAAAACAGAACGTGCTTATGACTAGTAAAAGTTGAGCAAAAAGGATGTCATTTGAGAAAAAGGATTTAAAAATTGGAGGAGAAAGAATGGGTAAAAAAATGGAAGTATTATCCACGGTCAGAGTGCAAAAAGCGAGTGATTTATACAAAATTGTCGATTCTCTCAATCGCACGCTGAAAGAACAGGATTTAATGTTTGGTTTATCATTAGATGATAAAAATGAAGAGCAAATGGTGTTCACAATTTATAGAACGTAGGCAAGCTTAATGAAATAGGTGAATGTTAATGAAAAAGATTATATTTACGGGACTGGTTGTAGGCTTTTTAGCTCTTGTTGGTACAAGTGCATATGCCTATCACATTATCCGCGCACCGCTCGTTGAAAGCTATAATGAAGCGAAAGATTTGGCGCTCTCTAATCAGCATCTTCAAACAGTTGAAGGAGCCCACTACTACCATGGTACAGAAGCATATTATGTTTTGACCGGTACTAATGATGACAATGACGAAATGATCGTTTTTGTTGGTGATGACCTAGAAACTGTTCATGAGCTGAAACGAGCGGATGGAATTTCTTATGATCAAGCGATGGAGATTGCCCAACGCGAATTACCAGATAGGAAAATTGAGAAAATTCGTCTCGGCTATACACGAGGGGTTCCTGTGTATGAAGTGATGTACAATGACCAAAATGCTCGAACAGGGTATTATTATCTAACGTTTGAAGACGGGTCCTTTCTAAAAAGATACAGCATTCGAAATATAAATAGATAATATATTAAAGATAAATAAATTTCTTTAATCGTTTGTCTTTTCTGAATCTACACTTGATTCAACTGAGTGTACACACTATAGTTATATATAGTCATGATAAGGGAGTTGACATTAAGAACATGAAATTAGCACAAAGAGTTTCTGCATTAACACCATCGACAACACTAGCCATTACTGCAAAAGCAAAAGAACTAAAAGAACAAGGACATGATGTCATTGGTCTAGGAGCGGGTGAGCCTGACTTTAATACGCCACAGTACATAATCGATGCAGCGGTTCGCTCCATGGAAGAAGGGCACACAAAATATACGCCATCAGGCGGTCTGCCTGCTTTAAAAAAAGCTGTTATTGAAAAGTTTAAAGAAGACCAAGGCTTAGATTATGCACCGAGTGAAATTATTGTAGGAACTGGTGCTAAACATATTCTTTACACGTTGTTCCAGGCACTTTTAGACGAAGCGGATGAAGTTATTATTCCTACACCTTATTGGGTGAGCTATCCTGAACAAGTGAAGCTTGCAGGCGGTGAACCAGTCTATGTAGAGGGACTTGAAAGTAATGATTTTAAAATAACGGCAGAGCAGTTAGAAGCAGTTATTACACCGAAAACAAAAGCGGTTATTATTAACTCTCCATCAAACCCAACAGGCTCTCTTTATTCAAAAGAGGAATTAAAGCAGCTTGGAGATGTTTGCTTAAAGCATGACATTCTAATTGTATCTGATGAAATTTATGAGAAGCTTGTTTATGGTGAAGTAACTCATACATCGATTGCTGAAGTTTCTGATGAGTTGAAGAGACAAACGGTTGTTGTAAATGGGGTTTCTAAATCACATTCTATGACAGGGTGGAGAATTGGCTATGCAGCAGGTCCTGCAGAACTTATTAAAGCGATGACGAACCTAGCAAGCCATAGCACATCAAACCCGACAACAAGTGCACAGTACGGTGCGATTGCGGCTTACACAGAAGATGATGGATCTGTAGAAGTGATGCGTTCTGCTTTTGAAGACCGTCTTAACAAAGTGTATGAAAAGCTTGTTGCCATCCCTGGAGTGTCTTGTGTTAAACCTAAAGGAGCATTTTACCTGTTTCCAAATGTAAGCGAGGCGGCTAAGTTAAATGGGTATGACGATGTCGATAAGTGGGTAGAAGCCTTATTAGCAGAAGAAAAAGTAGCATTAGTTCCTGGTTCTGGCTTTGGAGCACCACATAATGTCCGCTTATCGTATGCGACCTCACTTGAAGCTTTAGAAGAAGCATTAATTCGTATTGAGCGATTTGTTCGTGCAAAAACAAAATAAACCCAGCTCTTCATTCGGCCCTCTTGTATTCAAAGCAAGAGGGCTTAGCTTTTTTTACATGAAATGGAGCTTACGGTCGCTTAGTCGTTGACTTCAAATTTCTAAGAAGGGTATAATGAGCATTGATGTCTCAATAGCATTTGTTAGTGATGGAGGGAATAATGTGAAAACAACAATCGCCAAGGTTGGAAATTATGTCGAGCAAGAAGTAACAATCGGTGCTTGGCTTGCTAATAAACGTTCAAGCGGTAAGATAGCTTTTTTACAACTGCGTGATGGAACTGGTTTTATTCAAGGTGTTGTCGTCAAAGCGGAAGTAGGCGAAGAAGCATTTCAAGCTGCTAAGAACTTAACGCAGGAAAGCTCATTATATGTAACGGGAACGGTACGTGCTGATGATCGTGCTCCGTCTGGTTATGAATTAACAGTCACGAAAGTAGAAGTGATTCACGAAGCTACTGATTACCCAATTACGCCAAAAGAGCATGGCACAGAATTTTTAATGGACCACCGCCATCTATGGCTTCGTTCAAAGCGCCAGCATGCAGTAATGAAGGTGCGTAATGAAATTATTCGTGCTACATATGAATTCTTCAATCAAAATGATTTTGCAAAAGTCGATCCGCCGATTTTAACAGGAAGCGCTCCTGAGGGTACAACGGAATTGTTTGCAACGAAATATTTTGATGAAGATGCTTATTTATCTCAAAGCGGTCAATTATATATGGAAGCTGCCGCTATGGCACTTGGACGTGTCTTTTCATTTGGCCCGACATTCCGAGCTGAAAAATCAAAAACACGTCGTCATCTGATTGAATTTTGGATGATTGAGCCTGAGATGGCATTTGTTGAATTTGATGAAAGTCTTGAAATTCAAGAACAATATGTTTCATACTTAGCTAAGTCAGTACTGGAAAACTGCCAGCTTGAGCTTAAGACATTAGGACGAGATACAGAAAAACTTGAAAAAGTACAAGCTCCTTTCCCGCGTATCTCTTATGATGATGCGATTACGTTCTTACATGAAAAAGGATTTGATGATATTAAATGGGGAGATGACTTTGGCGCACCGCATGAAACGGCCATTGCAGAATATTATGATAAGCCAGTGTTCATCACGCATTACCCTACATCGTTGAAACCTTTCTACATGCAGCCAGATGCGAATCGCGAGGATGTCGTTTTATGTGCAGACTTGATCGCTCCTGAAGGATACGGTGAAATTATCGGAGGATCAGAGCGTATTCACTCATATGAATTACTAGAACAGCGTATTAACGAGCACAACTTGTCACTTGATACGTATCAATGGTATTTAGATTTACGTAAATACGGTTCCGTTCCACATTCAGGATTTGGTCTTGGATTAGAGCGTACAGTAGCGTGGCTCTCTGGAGTAGAACACGTTCGTGAGTCGATTCCATTCCCGCGTTTGTTAAATCGTTTGTATCCTTAATGGGCAAAACCAAAAAAAGTCTCTTTAGGTGGTTACCTAAATAGAGGCTTTTTTTGGTTTTATGCGCTTAACTATTTTCCATGGCGAGTTCTTAGCACTCTAGAAGATCAGGAATGATTAGGCAACGACGGAGCAGGTAATGCGTGTTATAATAATGGGCAGAGGTGTTTTTATGAATCAGAATTTTTTACTGCAATGGATGAAGCAAAAGCAGGTCATTATTCCTGCCTTGCTTATTGAGCATTATTCAAAGCTTGGTATAAATGAGCAAGAATTTGCTGGAATTATTCACGTACAAGCTTTTATTGAACAAGGAGAACCTTTTCCAACTCCCGATCGACTAAGCGAGCGTATGAGTCTGACAACGGCTGAATGCGCCAAGCTGATGGGCGGACTTGTTAAGAAAGGGTTTTTATCATTAGATAAGCATTGGGATAACGAAGGGATCTTATTTGAATTTTATTCATTAGAGCCTTTATACGAAAAGTTATGCACATTCCTTCAATCAAAAGAAATTGAGGGTCAAGAAAAAAGAGAAGAAGAAACAGCAGGTAACCTATATCAAGTTTTTGAAAAAGAATTCTGCCGGCCATTATCACCTATTGAAGCGGAAACGTTATCGATGTGGATTGACCAAGACCAGCATTCCTCAGAACTAATAATCGGGGCTCTCAGAGAAGCGGTCATATCAGGGAAGCTGAATTTTAGGTATATTGATCGGATTTTATTTGAATGGAAACGAAACGGAGTCAAAACGGTGGCTCAAGCAAGAGCTCACGGAGAAAAGTTCAGAGCGCACCAAAAACCGAAGAAAACGGAAAAAGAACGTGTAAGAGCAGACGCGTACCCAAGCTTTAATTGGCTAGAAAAATAGATCTAAATAACAAATAAGGTAGGAATAGAATCGTGTTATCAAAAAAGCAAACAATAGAAGTGTTAGATATTATTGCAGAAATGTATCCAGATGCAGAATGTGAATTAACCCATTCTAATCCGTTTGAATTGTTAATTGCGGTTGTACTATCAGCTCAATGTACAGATGCTCTTGTTAATAAAGTGACACCAGGTTTATTTGCTAAATATAAGCAGCCTGAAGATTATATTGCTGCTCCTCTTGAAGAACTTGAAGAAGATATTCGCAGAATCGGTTTATTTAGAAGTAAAGCAAAAAATATAAAAAAATTATCACAATCACTAGTTGAACAATATAATGGAGAAGTACCAAAAGATAGAGATGAACTAGTGAAGCTGGCAGGCGTGGGCCGTAAAACTGCGAATGTCGTTACATCTGTCGCATTTGGAGTTCCTGCTATTGCAGTAGATACTCATGTAGAAAGAGTATCAAAACGGCTAGGAATATGCAGATGGAAAGATAATGTCAATGTAGTAGAACAGACGTTAATGAAGAAAATCCCAATCGAATTATGGTCTGATTCACATCACAGACTTATTTTCTTTGGTCGTTATCATTGTAAGGCTCAATCACCTAAATGTGAAACCTGTCCGTTACTAGACAGGTGCCGAGAAGGGAAAAAGAGAATGAAAGCAAAAGGACTGCTCTAATGAAGTACTCACTTCCTGCCGATTTTAGGTGCGAGCCGTTTTATAATGGTTCTCAAAGTATAGTCATCTGTTCGGATGATAAACCATTTGAGCGAAGGCTCTTAACGAGTTATTTTTACTATGACATTACAGAAGAAGAGAGACCGTGGGAAAATCCCGCTTCCTTTTTACTCCAGATGTTTGTATTATGGAGAGAAAGAGAAGCGGAGTTACGATCTTTTTTTCAAAAGCGAGACGGAAAAAACGGCAGAACGCTAATGATCGCGATGACTGCAGTGTTTATAGATGCCTTATTTTGGCTCAACAAAAAGAAGGTTGGTCAGCTTCAAGATATTGAAGCTGCAGCAGCTCGGTTAAAGCATAAACCCGTTAATATTGAAGAAAGGCTTCGCTTTATATTAATCAAACCAGATAGTTATCACAGCTTTACTCAACTGCGAGCATTAATGAATGAGCTTGAAAAACTAACTGCACGAAGTAAAGCCATGGGGGAATGGTAACCCCGTGGCCATGTGTGCAACAAACCTTCAGAATACATAAAAAAGTAAGGGATTACATGGAGTGGGGGAGAAATGGATGAGAGTAGATGTCAGCCAACGCGTATTAACGGAGCCTGAAATTCAACGACAAGCAATGATCAAAGATAAAGAGGTTGATGAACGATTTGAGGTCGCATTTTGCGGGCATTTTTCTGCCGGAAAATCAACAATCTTAAATCAACTATTAGGTGCTGAAGTGCTGCCTACAAGTCCAATCCCAACCAGTGCTAATATTATCGGCATTAAAAACGGGGAGCTTGGACTTTTAGTTGAACGGATGGATGATACCGAAAAAGAGTGGACGGGCGAAATTCCATGGGAAAGTGTCAGAGAATGGGGGATGAATGGATCTGATATCCGCCATATGACTATTTTCGCACCGCTTCCTTTTATGCACCCTCAAAGCGTCGTTTATGATACGCCGGGGGTGGATTCTACAGATCCAACTCATCAAGCCGTTACAATGGAAGCCCTGTACACAACAGACTTGATCGTCTATGTGATGGACTATAATCATATTCAATCCGAAACCAACTTATATTTTTTAAAGCAGTTAACAGATGAAAACAAACCGCTTTACATTGTGATCAATCAAGTGGATAAACATGATGAGTCAGAGTTGTCTTTCGATTCGTTTAAGCAGTCGGTGTTAGACGGGTTTAAAGAATGGGGCATCGAGCCTCTCGATTTATATTTTACGAGCATGAAAGTACATGATCATCCATTAAATCAATTCACTGAATTTAAACAAAAAATTAAAGCGATCTTGCACTACAGTCATGAGTTAATTCCAGCTTCAAAAAAGCGATTAAACGAAAGCTTTTATTTGAGTGTAGCTTCTAGAATAGAAGATGAGAAGCAAGAAAAAATGGAAGAGGTTATTGAGGAGCTTTCTGAAAATGGCTTTGATAAAGAAGATTTAGGACGGAAGCAATCTATTCAAGAAGAATTAAAAGAAAATGTTCAGGCCGAAAAAATGATCCGTGAAACGTTTGAAGACGAGTGGGCAAAACTGACAAAAGATGTCACCTTGTTTCCTTACGAAACAACTGAGCTATGCCGTGAATGGATTGAGTCGATGCAGCCTCAATTTAAAGTTGGCTTGTTTTTCGCTAAGAAGAAAACAGAAGAAGAAAGAGAGCTTCGTTTAAAGAAATTAATCGAAAGCACGCAAGATAAGGTAAAAGGGCAGCTCGAGTTTCATGTGCATCGTCTTTTCGAAAAGTATGACCGTACTCATTTATCAAATAAAGAAGCGTTTGAAGATGCAATTCGTCAGGTGCATGTAAACGTGGAACCAGAGCACTTTGAAAAAGCACTTAAAACGGGTCCTCATGACCGTGAGTATGTGTTTACGTTTACCAAAGATCGTACCGCTTATTTTGTAAAGGAGTTAAAAAGACTTGCTGAAGCAGTGATTGAAACCTATATCTCGGGGCTAAGAAGTCATTGGGAAGGTGAAAGGCTGCAATTAGAAGCAGAATTAACTCGCTTTAAAGAAATTGAAACATTTACAACCAAACTAGACGATATTGAAGCAGAATTTAACATGGAAAAAGAAGAGTACTTTGAGCTTGCAGCCTCATACTCCGATCAAGGTCACTATGAAAGTCAGCTTGAGGCAATGAGTGAACGTGAGGTTCCGCAAGATGTAGACCAATCAGTCTTTCACCATGTCTCCTTACCTGAAGAAAGTGTCATTGAAACAAACTGGGATGAGGATGCTAGTGAGAAAAGAGCTCGTTTTGATGAGGAAGAAGCGAACAGCTGGCTAACAAAGCTTACTACGATTACACAATCGCATGAAGCACCTGAAATAGTGGATCGTGAAAAGCGAAAGCTCTTAGATCGAGTGAAAAGATATCACAACCGTTCCTTCATCATCTCATTATTTGGAGCATTTAGTGCGGGTAAATCAAGCTTTGCTAATGCTTTATTAGGCGATGCCATATTACCGGTTTCCCCGCATCCTACAACAGCTACTGTTACCACCGTTAAGCAGTCAAACAGTGAACATAAAAACTTGAGTGCAAGCGTCGAGATAAAAACGCCCGAGCAGCTGAATCAAGAGATTAAATCGGTAGCGAAGCAGTTAGATGAATCACTGACGCTTGACAGCTTAGTAAAATGGCGTCCTAAAGATACACAACAAACAACAAGCTGGCAAAGAACATATGTCTCTTATTTATTAACATTAAAAGAAAGCTTAAAAAAGACTGAGTGGACGCTAGGAGAGACGTTATCTGTTTCCCATGAGCAGCTCACGCAATACGTGGCAGATGAAAAGTATGCCTGTTTGATTCACCATGTGACAATATACTATGACTGCCCGTTGACAAAAGAGGGGATCGTTTTAGTCGATACGCCTGGAGTAAACTCCATTCACGGTCGTCATACAAATGTAGCTTTTACTCAATTAAGAGAGTCTGATGCGATTTTTTATGTTACGTATTATAATCATGCGTTCTCGAAGTCAGATCAGCATTTCCTTACACAAATGGCTAAAGTCAATGATCGCTTCAGTACGGATAAATTGTATTTTATTTTAAATGCAGCAGACCTTGCGAGCAGTCCGGCAGAGTTAAACGGAGTTAGAAAACACATTCATGATCAGCTTGTAAATATTGGCATTGATAAGCCTCGACTATATCCTTTATCAAGTAAGAAAGGGTTAGAGGCGAAACGCAGCACCTCTTCTCCTGATGAAATGTTTGAACGGTTTGAGAAGGCATTTTATACAGAGACGATTCAAGAATTAAAGCAGTTAAGCTTCTCATTAATTCAAGAAGAAACAAGGACTTATACAGAGCAGTTAAATGAAACGCTGAATTATATGAATGCGAGCAAGGAAGAGCGTCTAGCTAAACAAAATAAGAAAAAAGCGCAAGTCACTAAGTGGAAGAAGCATGTTGAGGACGTTGAACCGATCTCAGCAAAAAGAAGAACGACCCAAGAAATTAACGAGCTATTCCTATATCTGCGTGAACGCGTTCAATATGTATTAAATGATCAATACACAGATGCGGTTAATGTAGTTACTGTTACTGGAAAATCCAAAAAAGCTCAACACCAAAGCCTTGCTGCAGCCATTAAAGAGTGGAGAAACTCAGGTGAATACTTCTTAGTACAAGAATTAGGAGCAACGATATTGCGAGTAGAAACCTCTATGAAGCAGGCTCTAATTACGTGGATGAGAGAGACTGAGGAGTCCATTAGAAATGAATTTACGCATTTTATGTTAGATGCTGAAGAGTTGAATGTCCAATTTGATCATCAAAGAGAACATCATATTTTCACTATAAACCCTAATGACTATCTTTCATTTTTATCTTCGTTAAAGAGCTTTTTTGAAGAAGGGGGAAGTCGTAAGCTAAAAGACCAGCTCGTATCTGACGGTACAGAAATGGCTAAAGCGTATTTGAGTCAGCTAGAAAAAGAAGTAGACAGTGAAGCAGTAGATCTTTTTGATACTCTTGAAGCAGAGATGAAAAAACAAATTTTAGACAGTCTTGACCGTGAGTATGAACGCTTAACTGTTGATATGTCAGAGCAAGAAAAGCAAGTGATTGAGACAGAGTGGAAAGAGCTGGAGGCTATCGTTTGATTGTGAATAGCTATTCGTTACCATTATCTCAAGAGAGTAATCTTGTAAAGGTACGTTAAATCGATCGGCATAAGTAGGATGTTTGCCGCTCCTGAAAATATACTTCGCTTTCCGCAGGAAGCTGCTGAGCCTCCTCGTGCTATTGCACTGTGGGGTCTCAGCCCTGCTTTACATCCTGCAGGGGTCTACGTATATTTCATCCGCTAGTTATTGCTTTGGCTTTCTTTTTGTGGAGTGATTTAGTAATGATTCACCTCATTTAAAGAACAATAAAAATTTTACCCCTGAACAGCACCGCACACTCTTGTGTGGTGCTGTTCTTTTTATATCCGTATATCTGTAATAACTCATTAAAGAAGGGATCTAATCATAAGAAAGGACACCCAACCATTGAGTGGTGGGTGTCCTTTTCTGTTGCTTATTCGTCTTCTTCTTCTCTTGTCGAACTGCTGTTTGTTTCAACTTCTTCATCATCACCTGGTTCTTCAGGAGCAGGTGGGGTTTCTTCGTTACCGGAACCATCGTTGTTATTCCCATTTCCATTGCCGTTTCCGTTCCCATTATTGCCATTGTTTCCATTGTTATTTCCGTTATTGTTTCCTTCGTCTCCCTGATTGTTTTCTTCTTCATTTTCATCATCAGGATTTAGAGGTTCTTCAGTTTCTTCTTCTTCAATCGGTTCTTCTTCTAATTCTTCTTCCTCTTCAGCGCCAGTAATTGTCACTTCAGCACTTGCAGGATCACTGCGTAAGCTTGAATTATCGTTAGATACAGCAGTTACTGTGAATCGGTACGTAGCACCTGGTTCTACATCTGATAAAATAAATTGCATATCAGATCCTTGTGCGACCGTTTGCGGGCTTGAACCGTTCACACTGAGCTGCAGATCAAATGTAACTGCATCACGTTGATTGCTCGGATAATCCCAGCTGACAATGACTTGATTTGAGCCTTCATCATAGCCTGCAGTCATATTTGTTGGTGCTTGCAAGCGAATGAACTCCTCTGATACACGAGTCGGCTCATTTCCTCGAACAAATAGTTCTTCTACAATTTCACTCCGTGGAGTAAATTCACTAGGTAGAAGTCCTGTTGAACGCTCAACTCCAATCCGCACCACTGAGTTTGGTTGAGTGAAGTCTGGTGTTTCTATGTTACTAGAAACCTCTTCCATTACCGCTTTAAAAATACGCTGAGCTAAGCGGCGGTCTTCTTGGGATTGAAGATAATTTCCTTCATCATATTTTGTAAAACCAGCCCATACGGCTGCGGTATAGTTCGTTGTGTAGCCTGAGAACCATACATCAGGTACCCCGTCACGAGGGATGTTGAACTTAGTACGAGTGTCTTGTGCAAAGTTTGTTGTTCCAGTTTTACCTGCCATTGGAAGGCCAGGGATATTTGCTGTTGTACCTGTCCCATCAGTTACGGCCGTTTTCAACATATCTGTAACCATATATGCTGTGTAATCACTCATCGCTGAAGTCGGCTCAGGAGATGTATTGATCTCTCGTCCGTCAGGGAAGACAATTTTACGCACTG carries:
- a CDS encoding DUF5590 domain-containing protein; amino-acid sequence: MKKIIFTGLVVGFLALVGTSAYAYHIIRAPLVESYNEAKDLALSNQHLQTVEGAHYYHGTEAYYVLTGTNDDNDEMIVFVGDDLETVHELKRADGISYDQAMEIAQRELPDRKIEKIRLGYTRGVPVYEVMYNDQNARTGYYYLTFEDGSFLKRYSIRNINR
- a CDS encoding amidohydrolase, with product MSILIHTVSIRTDEKSSNWIEDGYIIINEGVFKKIADGKPSEKELTEAGEVINGRGKWVCPGLVNTHGHAGMSLLRGYSDDLPLDQWLKEKMWPFEGKLDLEATKAARGLAMVEMIRSGTTTFLEMYHLFMHEFAQDITDAGMRATLMRSMIGLCSKEEQKEKLLEAVEFAKTWHKGADSRIQTMLAPHAPYTCPPEFIEMIVEEAIKLDLPIHMHLAETRKEVREHIQQYHHHPLEHLEKLGFLNEARWLFAHGVHLNEEHIDLLAEYKAGISHNPISNLKLGSGVAPIAEMLQKGVEIGIGTDSVASNNTLDMIEEMRMAAFIHKGIAEDPILIPAEVAIKMATKNGAQLLEHDKTGEIKTGYKADFMIIDSHGAHMQPASNRDSHIVYAAKSSDITDVYVDGLPLMRNKELLTLDEEKIKFEANEHYQRVRSYI
- a CDS encoding YpmA family protein is translated as MGKKMEVLSTVRVQKASDLYKIVDSLNRTLKEQDLMFGLSLDDKNEEQMVFTIYRT
- the asnS gene encoding asparagine--tRNA ligase, producing the protein MKTTIAKVGNYVEQEVTIGAWLANKRSSGKIAFLQLRDGTGFIQGVVVKAEVGEEAFQAAKNLTQESSLYVTGTVRADDRAPSGYELTVTKVEVIHEATDYPITPKEHGTEFLMDHRHLWLRSKRQHAVMKVRNEIIRATYEFFNQNDFAKVDPPILTGSAPEGTTELFATKYFDEDAYLSQSGQLYMEAAAMALGRVFSFGPTFRAEKSKTRRHLIEFWMIEPEMAFVEFDESLEIQEQYVSYLAKSVLENCQLELKTLGRDTEKLEKVQAPFPRISYDDAITFLHEKGFDDIKWGDDFGAPHETAIAEYYDKPVFITHYPTSLKPFYMQPDANREDVVLCADLIAPEGYGEIIGGSERIHSYELLEQRINEHNLSLDTYQWYLDLRKYGSVPHSGFGLGLERTVAWLSGVEHVRESIPFPRLLNRLYP
- a CDS encoding YpoC family protein — encoded protein: MKYSLPADFRCEPFYNGSQSIVICSDDKPFERRLLTSYFYYDITEEERPWENPASFLLQMFVLWREREAELRSFFQKRDGKNGRTLMIAMTAVFIDALFWLNKKKVGQLQDIEAAAARLKHKPVNIEERLRFILIKPDSYHSFTQLRALMNELEKLTARSKAMGEW
- a CDS encoding DnaD domain-containing protein, which encodes MNQNFLLQWMKQKQVIIPALLIEHYSKLGINEQEFAGIIHVQAFIEQGEPFPTPDRLSERMSLTTAECAKLMGGLVKKGFLSLDKHWDNEGILFEFYSLEPLYEKLCTFLQSKEIEGQEKREEETAGNLYQVFEKEFCRPLSPIEAETLSMWIDQDQHSSELIIGALREAVISGKLNFRYIDRILFEWKRNGVKTVAQARAHGEKFRAHQKPKKTEKERVRADAYPSFNWLEK
- a CDS encoding pyridoxal phosphate-dependent aminotransferase yields the protein MKLAQRVSALTPSTTLAITAKAKELKEQGHDVIGLGAGEPDFNTPQYIIDAAVRSMEEGHTKYTPSGGLPALKKAVIEKFKEDQGLDYAPSEIIVGTGAKHILYTLFQALLDEADEVIIPTPYWVSYPEQVKLAGGEPVYVEGLESNDFKITAEQLEAVITPKTKAVIINSPSNPTGSLYSKEELKQLGDVCLKHDILIVSDEIYEKLVYGEVTHTSIAEVSDELKRQTVVVNGVSKSHSMTGWRIGYAAGPAELIKAMTNLASHSTSNPTTSAQYGAIAAYTEDDGSVEVMRSAFEDRLNKVYEKLVAIPGVSCVKPKGAFYLFPNVSEAAKLNGYDDVDKWVEALLAEEKVALVPGSGFGAPHNVRLSYATSLEALEEALIRIERFVRAKTK
- the nth gene encoding endonuclease III, which gives rise to MLSKKQTIEVLDIIAEMYPDAECELTHSNPFELLIAVVLSAQCTDALVNKVTPGLFAKYKQPEDYIAAPLEELEEDIRRIGLFRSKAKNIKKLSQSLVEQYNGEVPKDRDELVKLAGVGRKTANVVTSVAFGVPAIAVDTHVERVSKRLGICRWKDNVNVVEQTLMKKIPIELWSDSHHRLIFFGRYHCKAQSPKCETCPLLDRCREGKKRMKAKGLL